A part of Denitratisoma oestradiolicum genomic DNA contains:
- a CDS encoding hemerythrin domain-containing protein: MTDSLLPTAPALDEPLEILEACHGRIEAQLKTLERLLDHLPVHGADKQACQAARAILRYFDTAGQHHHEDEEQDLFPQLMVRAEGSAAEEVRILIQDLLADHALMSSAWHAVRQQLVALADGTSTALDEPSVQLLASRYRRHIERENREMLPLARRLLTPRDIMVLSQAMTTRRSRGR; this comes from the coding sequence ATGACCGATTCCCTGCTGCCCACGGCCCCAGCCCTGGATGAACCCCTGGAAATCCTTGAGGCCTGCCATGGCCGCATCGAGGCCCAGCTGAAAACCCTGGAGCGGTTGCTGGACCACCTGCCGGTCCACGGGGCGGACAAGCAGGCCTGCCAAGCGGCCCGGGCCATTCTGCGCTATTTTGACACTGCCGGTCAGCACCATCATGAGGACGAGGAGCAAGACCTTTTCCCCCAGCTTATGGTCCGGGCTGAAGGGAGCGCGGCCGAGGAGGTACGGATACTGATACAGGACCTTCTGGCGGATCATGCCTTGATGTCTTCCGCGTGGCATGCCGTGCGTCAGCAACTCGTGGCCCTGGCCGACGGAACCAGTACGGCCCTGGACGAGCCATCGGTCCAACTGCTGGCCTCCCGCTATCGACGGCATATCGAACGGGAAAATCGGGAAATGCTGCCCCTCGCGCGCCGGCTCCTGACGCCCCGGGACATCATGGTCCTGAGCCAGGCGATGACGACGCGGCGCAGCCGAGGTCGCTGA
- a CDS encoding DUF2249 domain-containing protein: MVVQTIDGRDMQPPEPLELALEALDSMAGSDKLVLILNCQPKPLYQILQRNGYVWEENWRADGSNEIHIRRA; encoded by the coding sequence ATGGTGGTACAGACAATCGACGGACGGGACATGCAGCCGCCCGAACCGCTGGAGTTGGCGCTGGAGGCCCTTGACTCCATGGCGGGCAGTGACAAGCTGGTGCTGATCCTTAATTGCCAGCCCAAGCCCCTTTATCAAATACTGCAACGGAACGGCTACGTCTGGGAAGAGAACTGGCGGGCCGATGGCAGCAACGAAATCCACATTCGGCGGGCCTGA
- a CDS encoding SirB2 family protein has protein sequence MNSYPLLKQVHLTCAFISIGGFLIRGLLMVRASPWFRKRSLRLMVDANDSLLLAAAVVMVVLSDQYPFVVPWVTAKVMGLLAYVGLGLVAFRFGPTLSIRLTAWGAALVVAGYIVSVAILKDPRGFLTGVIP, from the coding sequence ATGAATAGTTATCCACTGCTCAAGCAGGTGCATCTGACGTGCGCCTTCATCAGTATCGGCGGCTTCCTGATTCGAGGTCTGCTGATGGTTCGGGCCTCGCCCTGGTTCAGGAAGCGTTCCTTGCGTCTCATGGTGGATGCCAATGACTCCCTGTTGCTGGCGGCGGCGGTGGTGATGGTGGTGCTGTCGGATCAGTACCCTTTCGTTGTGCCCTGGGTGACCGCCAAGGTGATGGGTCTGCTGGCCTATGTCGGCCTGGGCCTGGTGGCTTTCCGCTTCGGTCCTACTCTTTCCATCCGGCTGACCGCCTGGGGTGCCGCCCTGGTAGTGGCCGGCTACATTGTTTCCGTGGCGATCCTGAAGGATCCCCGCGGCTTTCTCACCGGAGTGATCCCATGA
- a CDS encoding hemerythrin domain-containing protein, which yields MPIKETLAGIAQNAPPFLAFMIMIITDPLRHHHRHCDDLFADAEAAANSNDWPCCAEAFGRFTTELESHFTAEEQILFPAFEDAMGMSGGPTQVMRMEHGQMRGLLEQMAEALQSRRSGQFCSAGETLLILMQQHNFKEENILYPMCDQRLAESDGLAERLREKITIA from the coding sequence ATGCCCATCAAGGAGACCCTGGCCGGCATTGCACAAAATGCCCCACCATTCCTTGCCTTCATGATCATGATCATCACCGATCCCCTGCGTCATCACCATCGGCACTGCGATGACTTATTTGCTGACGCCGAGGCTGCCGCTAACTCCAATGATTGGCCGTGCTGCGCAGAGGCCTTCGGCCGTTTCACTACGGAACTGGAAAGTCATTTCACAGCAGAAGAGCAGATATTGTTCCCGGCTTTCGAAGATGCCATGGGTATGAGTGGTGGACCGACTCAGGTCATGCGTATGGAGCATGGACAGATGCGTGGTCTGCTCGAACAGATGGCCGAGGCTTTGCAGTCCCGTCGATCCGGGCAGTTTTGCAGTGCCGGAGAGACCCTGCTGATCCTGATGCAACAGCATAATTTCAAGGAGGAGAACATCCTCTATCCAATGTGCGATCAGCGTCTGGCTGAATCGGATGGTCTGGCTGAGCGGCTACGCGAAAAAATCACAATTGCCTGA
- a CDS encoding Crp/Fnr family transcriptional regulator gives MKEKLDITGILSHLPLFQALSVEQIAELTQGTREIRLAKGEMLFRKGDPTKGFFVVIYGQIKLALPSAQGAEKVVEILGPQQSFGEAVMFMDKPYPVHAEALADMLLLHISKQTVEDLLERDTTFARRMLAGMSRRLHSLITDVESYSLRSSTQRVIGHLLQNCPPECEKDEPVEIELPTSKQVIASRLNLTPETLSRIFHELSSSGIISVHGKKITVHCAQRLRAFDL, from the coding sequence ATGAAAGAAAAACTGGACATCACCGGAATTCTCTCCCATCTGCCTTTGTTCCAGGCCCTGTCAGTCGAACAAATCGCCGAACTGACCCAGGGCACCCGCGAAATTCGCCTGGCGAAGGGGGAGATGCTGTTCAGGAAAGGAGATCCCACCAAGGGGTTTTTCGTGGTCATCTACGGTCAGATCAAGCTGGCGCTTCCCTCCGCCCAGGGGGCGGAAAAGGTGGTCGAGATCCTTGGTCCTCAACAGAGTTTCGGTGAGGCGGTGATGTTCATGGACAAGCCCTATCCGGTACACGCCGAAGCCCTGGCCGACATGTTGCTGCTGCATATTTCAAAGCAGACGGTGGAAGACCTGCTGGAGCGGGACACGACCTTTGCCCGGCGCATGCTGGCAGGCATGTCCCGGCGTCTGCACTCCTTGATCACCGACGTGGAATCCTACTCGCTGCGTTCCAGCACTCAACGGGTTATCGGCCATCTGCTCCAGAACTGCCCGCCGGAATGTGAGAAAGACGAACCCGTGGAAATAGAACTGCCCACTTCGAAGCAGGTCATCGCCTCCCGCCTCAACCTGACCCCGGAAACCCTGTCGCGCATTTTTCATGAGCTGTCCAGTTCCGGCATCATTTCGGTCCATGGCAAGAAGATCACGGTCCACTGTGCGCAACGCTTGCGGGCATTCGATCTATAG